In a genomic window of Paroedura picta isolate Pp20150507F chromosome 14, Ppicta_v3.0, whole genome shotgun sequence:
- the LOC143823450 gene encoding C-signal-like, whose amino-acid sequence MLNVHSVLVTGSNRGIGLELVQQFVGKSKGPEWVFATCRDPEGPYAQDLKNLAVKHRGLTILPMDVTDQSSIQVAAAKVTEHLQGAGLNLLINNAGILRLNNVETETAEAMAEVYKTNVIGPMLVSQAFLPLLRKASQESPQKGMSCSKAAIVNMSSIGGSIGSLGGEDQGHFLNYRCSKAALNMLTRCQSLGFAKDQILCIALHPGWVQTDMGSSVGQPPLTVDTSVQGILSTLGHLTEKDNGMFVNWEGAAVPW is encoded by the exons ATGCTAAATGTGCACAGTGTCCTGGTGACAGGATCCAACCGAGGCATTGGCTTGGAGCTTGTACAGCAGTTTGTGGGGAAAAGCAAGGGACCAGAATGGGTTTTTGCCACCTGCCGGGACCCAGAGGGACCATATGCTCAG GACTTGAAGAACTTGGCTGTCAAACATCGGGGTTTAACAATCCTTCCAATGG ATGTTACTGATCAATCCAGCATCCAGGTGGCTGCAGCCAAAGTCACAGAACACCTGCAGGGAGCCGGGCTGAATCTCCTGATCAACAACGCTGGAATTCTAAGGTTAAACAACGTGGAAACGGAGACGGCAGAAGCCATGGCGGAGGTGTACAAAACCAACGTGATAGGGCCCATGCTGGTGAGCCAG gcGTTCCTGCCCTTGCTGAGGAAGGCGTCCCAGGAAAGCCCCCAGAAAGGGATGAGCTGCAGCAAAGCCGCCATAGTCAACATGTCAAGTATAGGAGGCTCCATTGGTAGTCTTGGTGGAGAAGATCAGGGGCATTTCCTGAACTACCGCTGCAGCAAG GCTGCTCTGAACATGCTCACTCGGTGCCAGTCGCTGGGATTTGCGAAAGACCAGATCCTGTGCATCGCATTGCACCCTGGGTGGGTGCAGACGGACATGGGAAGCTCAGTG GGACAACCCCCGCTGACAGTGGACACAAGCGTGCAAGGCATCCTCAGCACCCTCGGCCATCTCACGGAGAAAGACAACGGCATGTTTGTGAACTGGGAGGGGGCAGCCGTACCTTGGTGA
- the LOC143823449 gene encoding C-signal-like → MLNARSVLVTGSNRGIGLELIRQLVGKSNRPEWVFATCRDPEGPRAQDLKNLAAKHQGVKILQMDTSDPSSIKAAATKVTEKLQGIGLNLLINNAAIVRPGTLESETAEDMAEVYKTNLIGSMLVTQAFLPLLRKSCQESPQKGMSCSKAAIVNMSSEAGSITNLLAWKLGHVINYRCSKAALNMLTRCQALGFAEDKILSIALHPGWVQTDMGNTAVKAPLPVDASVGAILSTLGRLTEKDSGTFVNWEGAAIPW, encoded by the exons ATGCTAAATGCACGCTCCGTCCTGGTGACAGGGTCCAACCGAGGCATCGGCTTGGAGCTCATCCGGCAGCTGGTGGGGAAAAGCAACAGGCCGGAATGGGTCTTCGCCACGTGCCGGGACCCAGAGGGACCACGAGCCCAG GACTTGAAGAACTTGGCGGCCAAACATCAGGGGGTAAAAATCCTCCAAATGG ATACGAGTGACCCATCCAGCATCAAGGCTGCCGCCACCAAAGTAACTGAAAAGCTGCAAGGAATTGGGCTGAACCTCCTAATCAACAATGCTGCAATTGTAAGGCCAGGCACTCTGGAATCAGAGACCGCAGAAGATATGGCCGAAGTGTACAAAACCAACTTGATAGGGTCCATGCTGGTGACCCAG gccttcctgccgtTGCTGAGGAAGTCATGTCAGGAAAGCCCCCAGAAAGGGATGAGCTGCAGCAAGGCCGCCATTGTCAACATGTCCAGTGAAGCTGGCTCCATCACCAACCTCCTTGCATGGAAACTTGGACACGTCATTAATTACCGTTGCAGCAAG gcTGCTCTGAACATGCTCACCCGCTGCCAGGCCCTGGGATTTGCAGAAGACAAGATCCTGAGTATTGCACTGCACCCTGGATGGGTGCAGACAGACATGGGAAACACAGCG GTGAAAGCCCCCCTGCCCGTGGATGCAAGCGTGGGAGCCATCCTCAGCACCCTCGGTCGTCTCACTGAGAAAGACAGTGGCACTTTTGTGAACTGGGAGGGGGCAGCCATACCTTGGTGA